A window from Drosophila nasuta strain 15112-1781.00 chromosome 3, ASM2355853v1, whole genome shotgun sequence encodes these proteins:
- the LOC132789819 gene encoding shematrin-like protein 1 isoform X2 has translation MYAKCLTLLLFGLVCGAWGEALPATQDAKSGDLATSETSAKLFNLGSLFGQGTGYPNYGYNYPSYGYNNYNTGYYNRPSTGYYPNTGYYYPNTNYYGSTGGSYYPSTSSGYYPSTGSGYYPTTNILGTAGYGGYGGYGVRTTYG, from the exons ATGTATGCCAAGTGCTTGACGCTTTTG TTATTCGGGCTCGTGTGCGGCGCCTGGGGAGAAGCACTGCCGGCGACACAGGATGCGAAAAGCGGCGACTTGGCCACCTCGGAAACTTCTGCGAAAC TGTTCAACTTGGGTAGTTTATTTGGCCAGGGCACAGGATACCCGAACTATGGCTACAACTACCCCAGCTATGgatacaacaactacaacactGGTTACTACAACAGACCCAGCACTGGATATTACCCGAATACGGGGTATTATTATCCCAACACCAACTACTATGGCAGCACTGGAGGATCCTATTATCCCAGCACTAGCAGCGGCTATTATCCCAGCACTGGCAGCGGCTATTATCCGACTACCAACATTCTGGGTACAGCGGGATATGGCGGCTATGGTGGATATGGAG TGCGCACCACATACGGCTaa
- the LOC132789819 gene encoding prisilkin-39 isoform X1, with protein sequence MYAKCLTLLLFGLVCGAWGEALPATQDAKSGDLATSETSAKLFNLGSLFGQGTGYPNYGYNYPSYGYNNYNTGYYNRPSTGYYPNTGYYYPNTNYYGSTGGSYYPSTSSGYYPSTGSGYYPTTNILGTAGYGGYGGYGGNGGLRQYSGYWQPDYTGQRNRGYGYYRQTDRYGLPPGQWA encoded by the exons ATGTATGCCAAGTGCTTGACGCTTTTG TTATTCGGGCTCGTGTGCGGCGCCTGGGGAGAAGCACTGCCGGCGACACAGGATGCGAAAAGCGGCGACTTGGCCACCTCGGAAACTTCTGCGAAAC TGTTCAACTTGGGTAGTTTATTTGGCCAGGGCACAGGATACCCGAACTATGGCTACAACTACCCCAGCTATGgatacaacaactacaacactGGTTACTACAACAGACCCAGCACTGGATATTACCCGAATACGGGGTATTATTATCCCAACACCAACTACTATGGCAGCACTGGAGGATCCTATTATCCCAGCACTAGCAGCGGCTATTATCCCAGCACTGGCAGCGGCTATTATCCGACTACCAACATTCTGGGTACAGCGGGATATGGCGGCTATGGTGGATATGGAGGTAATGGCGGCTTGAGGCAATATTCAGGTTATTGGCAGCCCGATTACACGGGTCAACGCAACCGGGGTTACGGTTATTACCGGCAAACCGATCGCTATGGCCTGCCCCCCGGCCAGTGGGCGTGA
- the LOC132788260 gene encoding probable serine/threonine-protein kinase kinX: MSLNQIPVVPQAPGLPAFYPPDKLPKGAVIAFMPVVILPQEYYTNCEENSLHITENKYQTVDPFPLGVQPAAIPNVFSVHSIFSGESPRDQCMCPCSCTQNLNKSYKKRETNAEDAAEVKAAVEPVAEATTVEEVKVEAPVEVKAEAPVETKIETPVAEASTPVEVKVEAPVTAEETKLEAPVAEASSQVKVEAPVAEAKVEAPVAEASSPVEVKVEAPVAEVKAEAPVAEASSPVEVKVEAPVAEASSPVETKVEAPVAEASSPVEVKVEAPVAEVKAEAPVAEASSPVEVKVEAPVAEASSPVEVKVEAPVAEAKVETPVAEASSPVEVKVEAPVAEAKIETPVAEASTPEEVKVEAPVAEANVESPVAEASSPVEVKVEAPAEAKAETPVAEASSPEEVKVEAPVADAKIEAPVAEASSPVEVKVEAPVAEAKVETPVAEASSPVEVKVDAPVAEAKVESPVAEASSPVEVKVEAPSTLTTENEKITESTSN, translated from the coding sequence ATGTCACTGAACCAAATCCCCGTCGTGCCACAAGCACCTGGCCTGCCCGCCTTCTATCCACCCGACAAGCTACCCAAGGGTGCTGTGATCGCGTTCATGCCAGTGGTTATCCTGCCCCAGGAATACTATACCAACTGCGAAGAGAATTCTCTACACATCACTGAAAACAAATACCAAACTGTTGATCCTTTCCCGCTGGGCGTGCAGCCTGCTGCCATCCCGAATGTCTTCAGTGTGCACTCAATCTTCTCGGGCGAATCACCGAGGGATCAATGCATGTGCCCATGCTCCTGCACACAGAACCTGAACAAATCGTACAAGAAACGTGAAACTAATGCTGAGGATGCTGCTGAGGTTAAAGCCGCTGTAGAACCTGTAGCTGAAGCTACCACTGTTGAGGAAGTCAAGGTTGAAGCACCTGTAGAAGTTAAGGCTGAGGCTCCCGTCGAGACCAAGATTGAGACACCTGTTGCTGAAGCTTCTACTCCCGTTGAGGTCAAGGTTGAAGCACCTGTCACTGCTGAAGAAACCAAGCTTGAGGCTCCAGTTGCTGAAGCTTCCTCTCAAGTCAAAGTTGAAGCACCCGTTGCTGAAGCCAAGGTTGAAGCTCCAGTTGCGGAAGCTTCTTCCCCTGTGGAAGTCAAGGTTGAGGCACCAGTAGCTGAAGTTAAGGCTGAGGCTCCCGTTGCTGAAGCTTCATCTCCCGTAGAAGTCAAGGTTGAGGCACCCGTTGCCGAAGCTTCCTCGCCTGTGGAGACCAAGGTTGAAGCACCCGTTGCTGAAGCCTCCTCTCCAGTAGAAGTCAAGGTTGAGGCACCCGTAGCTGAAGTTAAGGCTGAGGCTCCCGTTGCTGAAGCTTCATCTCCCGTAGAAGTCAAGGTTGAGGCTCCTGTTGCTGAAGCTTCTTCCCCTGTGGAAGTTAAGGTCGAGGCACCCGTCGCTGAAGCCAAGGTTGAGACTCCCGTTGCTGAAGCTTCCTCGCCTGTGGAAGTCAAGGTCGAAGCACCCGTAGCTGAAGCCAAGATTGAGACTCCCGTCGCTGAAGCTTCCACCCCTGAGGAAGTCAAGGTTGAGGCACCCGTTGCTGAAGCCAACGTAGAGTCTCCCGTTGCTGAAGCTTCATCTCCCGTGGAAGTCAAGGTTGAGGCACCCGCTGAAGCTAAGGCGGAGACACCAGTCGCTGAAGCCTCTTCCCCTGAGGAAGTTAAGGTTGAAGCACCCGTTGCTGATGCCAAGATTGAGGCTCCAGTTGCTGAAGCTTCCTCTCCTGTGGAAGTCAAGGTAGAAGCACCCGTAGCTGAAGCCAAGGTTGAGACTCCCGTCGCTGAAGCTTCCTCCCCTGTGGAAGTCAAGGTCGATGCACCCGTTGCTGAAGCCAAGGTAGAGTCTCCCGTTGCTGAAGCTTCATCTCCCGTGGAAGTTAAGGTAGAGGCACCATCTACTCTGACGACCGAGAACGAAAAAATCACCGAATCGACCTCGAactag
- the LOC132788261 gene encoding integumentary mucin C.1-like, with product DCTTTTYSCSTTQTTTYTTRTSYYYIQHTQTDSQNTIYCYTSLQTIDSTSIPDAVDIQTHIRTRNNHEPCAPLRARNDHELCTSLRTAKTAATATTTTTTTTKTTTTTTTTTGTTKTTTTTTTTTSTPTTLSSTKCNTTSISPTFLPQRNLRL from the coding sequence GACTGTACCACCACAACCTATAGTTGTAGTACAACCCAGACCACAACCTACACAACCCGAACGTCCTATTATTACATTCAACACACCCAAACCGACTCCCAGAACACCATCTACTGCTATACCAGTCTACAAACCATCGACTCCACGTCCATTCCAGACGCCGTCGACATTCAAACCCATATACGTACCCGAAACAATCACGAACCCTGCGCCCCATTACGTGCCCGAAACGATCACGAACTCTGCACCTCATTACGTACAGCCAAAaccgcagccacagccacaaccacgaccacaaccacaacaaaaaccacaacaaccacaaccacgACCACAGGcacaacaaaaaccacaacaaccacaacaacgaccACAAGCACACCCACAACCTTATCCTCAACCAAATGTAACACCACGTCCATCTCCCCCACTTTCCTCCCGCAGCGAAACCTGCGTTTGTAA
- the LOC132790052 gene encoding uncharacterized protein LOC132790052 isoform X2 gives MARAVLCMLVACIWLQCAYSAKFDAENRRLIVDINDKKTTNQQYYSSNFDTNAYRYGYDVGKTGNFHHETRGPDGVTYGCYGLIDPYHLLRATHYVADVHGYRTVEPEKPVETFPPGLYNETNGGPSEPGILLQWHELYFPIGCGKFEGGAVHDIPYFVVDENKNKNIGTSGSTHFASNIPVLKGEGVKSLPIHKPTGPKGLFDVEGGHTHAGPGDQAPSFHSVAALRPGDSGAGNNGQYTPDPNPYKHVVGPEGGFGGFGPNGGPVGPNGGFGPNGGPNGPNGGFGPNGPNGGFGPNGGFGPKGPSGPNGPNGPPGPKGPPGPPGPPGPVGAGGGASGKPVYRDGDRTGNGAGGNNGRGDNYGPGGGAGVGGGDRTGTGSGGGVGGGDRYNTGTGAGVGGGDRLGPGAGGGIGSGDRYNTGSGSGVGGGDRYNTGAGAGVGGGDYHHTAAGSGPSGVGAYHPGSGSGAGAGGNTGPGQGSGVGGGNASGPSGVGGGNAYRPGSGGNTGNGGAYQAGSGDAYRPGSGGNTGAGNGGRPGSGFGGGSGAYTGNQPTNNGAYTETYTQTNTGFPGAVQYTPGSGKYNGNSGRYTDVPNGRYYHDDSGKYVHVEGPTGPPAPPYVHVVGPEGGYGGEGGNGNGGGTGPNGPGGPKGPGGPGGPKGPKGPPGPPGPPGPPGPPGPDRGGPKGPKGPPGPPGPPGPDRPGPKGPPGPPGPDRPGPKGPPGPPGPDRPGPPGHGGHADLSPPAPGPFSPKDPRHSDKETPGYLPPDQPAKGPGYHY, from the exons ATGGCGCGTGCAGTTCTATGCATG CTCGTCGCTTGCATTTGGTTGCAATGCGCATACTCTGCTAAGTTTGATGCAGAGAATCGACGATTGATTGTCGATATTAACGACAAAAAGACAACGAATCAACAATACTATTCCTCAAACTTTGACACAA ATGCCTATCGATATGGCTACGATGTTGGCAAGACTGGAAACTTCCACCACGAGACGCGTGGCCCCGATGGCGTCACTTACGGCTGTTACGGCCTCATCGATCCCTATCATCTGCTCCGAGCCACACACTATGTGGCCGATGTGCATGGCTATCGGACAGTGGAGCCGGAGAAGCCAGTGGAGACCTTCCCGCCCGGTCTGTACAATGAGACGAACGGCGGACCCTCAGAACCTGGCATTCTGCTGCAGTGGCACGAACTCTACTTCCCCATTGGCTGCGGCAAATTCGAGGGCGGTGCCGTCCATGATATACCCTACTTTGTAGTGGATGAA aacaaaaacaagaacattGGAACTTCCGGTTCCACGCACTTCGCCTCAAACATACCCGTGCTCAAGGGTGAGGGAGTGAAGAGTTTGCCCATCCATAAGCCCACCGGACCCAAGGGTCTCTTCGATGTGGAAGGAGGACACACACATGCCGGACCTGGTGATCAGGCGCCATCATTCCACTCGGTTGCAGCCCTTAGACCGGGCGACAGTGGTGCAGGCA ATAATGGACAATACACGCCCGATCCGAATCCCTACAAACATGTTGTTGGCCCCGAGGGAGGTTTCGGCGGCTTTGGTCCCAACGGTGGACCCGTTGGTCCCAATGGTGGATTCGGTCCCAATGGCGGACCTAATGGTCCCAATGGAGGCTTTGGCCCCAATGGACCTAATGGAGGATTCGGACCAAATGGCGGTTTCGGACCCAAGGGTCCTTCCGGACCTAATGGTCCTAATGGACCACCCGGACCTAAGGGACCTCCCGGACCACCTGGACCTCCCGGACCTGTCGGCGCGGGAGGCGGTGCCTCAGGAAAACCGGTATATAGGGATGGCGATCGCACTGGCAACGGTGCTGGTGGCAATAATGGTCGTGGTGATAATTACGGTCCCGGTGGCGGTGCCGGCGTTGGTGGCGGAGATCGCACTGGCACTGGTTCCGGTGGCGGTGTTGGTGGCGGTGATCGCTACAACACTGGCACTGGTGCCGGCGTTGGCGGTGGCGATCGCCTTGGCCCTGGTGCCGGTGGCGGTATTGGCAGTGGAGATCGTTACAACACAGGTTCCGGCTCGGGTGTTGGCGGTGGAGATCGCTACAACACTGGTGCCGGCGCTGGCGTCGGTGGCGGTGATTATCACCACACTGCCGCTGGTTCTGGTCCCAGTGGTGTCGGCGCTTACCACCCTGGCAGCGGTTCAGGAGCTGGTGCTGGCGGTAACACTGGTCCCGGTCAAGGCTCCGGCGTTGGCGGCGGTAATGCCAGCGGTCCTAGCGGTGTGGGCGGTGGCAACGCTTACCGTCCTGGCAGTGGTGGCAACACTGGCAACGGTGGTGCCTACCAAGCAGGTAGCGGTGATGCTTACCGTCCCGGTAGCGGTGGAAACACTGGTGCCGGTAACGGCGGTCGCCCAGGCAGCGGCTTTGGCGGCGGCTCTGGCGCTTACACTGGCAATCAGCCCACCAACAATGGCGCCTACACAGAAACCTATACACAGACCAATACCGGTTTTCCTGGGGCTGTGCAGTACACACCAG GAAGCGGTAAATATAACGGAAATAGCGGACGCTATACTG ATGTTCCTAATGGCAGATACTATCATGATGATTCTGGTAAATATGTTCACGTTGAAGGCCCAACCGGTCCTCCAGCTCCCCCATATGTGCACGTAGTTGGACCCGAAGGCGGTTATGGAGGTGAGGGCGGCAATGGAAACGGCGGTGGTACCGGACCTAACGGCCCCGGAGGCCCCAAGGGACCCGGCGGACCAGGCG GCCCAAAGGGACCCAAAGGACCACCCGGCCCTCCCGGACCACCAG GACCACCCGGACCTCCCGGACCCGATCGTGGAGGACCAAAAGGACCTAAGGGTCCACCAGGACCTCCCGGACCACCTGGCCCAGACCGCCCAGGACCCAAAGGACCTCCCGGACCACCCGGACCCGATCGCCCAGGACCCAAGGGACCTCCCGGCCCACCCGGACCCGATCGTCCCGGACCACCAGGACACGGTGGACATGCTGACTTGAGCCCACCTG CACCTGGTCCATTCAGCCCAAAGGATCCCAGACATTCGGACAAGGAAACTCCTGGCTATTTGCCACCAGATCAACCGG CCAAAGGTCCCGGCTATCACTATTAA
- the LOC132790052 gene encoding collagen alpha-2(IX) chain isoform X1, whose product MARAVLCMLVACIWLQCAYSAKFDAENRRLIVDINDKKTTNQQYYSSNFDTRSGKYNGNSGRYTDVPNGRYYHDDSGKYVHVEGPTGPPAPPYVHVVGPEGGYGGEGGNGNGGGTGPNGPGGPKGPGGPGGPKGPKGPPGPPGPPGPPGPPGPDRGGPKGPKGPPGPPGPPGPDRPGPKGPPGPPGPDRPGPKGPPGPPGPDRPGPPGHGGHADLSPPAPGPFSPKDPRHSDKETPGYLPPDQPAKGPGYHY is encoded by the exons ATGGCGCGTGCAGTTCTATGCATG CTCGTCGCTTGCATTTGGTTGCAATGCGCATACTCTGCTAAGTTTGATGCAGAGAATCGACGATTGATTGTCGATATTAACGACAAAAAGACAACGAATCAACAATACTATTCCTCAAACTTTGACACAA GAAGCGGTAAATATAACGGAAATAGCGGACGCTATACTG ATGTTCCTAATGGCAGATACTATCATGATGATTCTGGTAAATATGTTCACGTTGAAGGCCCAACCGGTCCTCCAGCTCCCCCATATGTGCACGTAGTTGGACCCGAAGGCGGTTATGGAGGTGAGGGCGGCAATGGAAACGGCGGTGGTACCGGACCTAACGGCCCCGGAGGCCCCAAGGGACCCGGCGGACCAGGCG GCCCAAAGGGACCCAAAGGACCACCCGGCCCTCCCGGACCACCAG GACCACCCGGACCTCCCGGACCCGATCGTGGAGGACCAAAAGGACCTAAGGGTCCACCAGGACCTCCCGGACCACCTGGCCCAGACCGCCCAGGACCCAAAGGACCTCCCGGACCACCCGGACCCGATCGCCCAGGACCCAAGGGACCTCCCGGCCCACCCGGACCCGATCGTCCCGGACCACCAGGACACGGTGGACATGCTGACTTGAGCCCACCTG CACCTGGTCCATTCAGCCCAAAGGATCCCAGACATTCGGACAAGGAAACTCCTGGCTATTTGCCACCAGATCAACCGG CCAAAGGTCCCGGCTATCACTATTAA